A window of the Puniceicoccus vermicola genome harbors these coding sequences:
- a CDS encoding carbonic anhydrase family protein produces MKTKTSIVLLASLISFGGLFGENLPLTQEEQAALTPQEVLQRLMDGNARFQAGETSDPNVEKRVQASAGGQYPEAVILSCLDSRVPPELVFDSGIGDIFVGRIAGNIENDDLLGSMEFATALSGARLVMVLGHTSCGAVRGACDGAEFGHLTGLLEKIEPAIEQVEDFDEDERSGTNSEFVDAVAAENVLLTMANIREKSEILAELEESGDIMIVGGIYDLGTGSVTLLEE; encoded by the coding sequence ATGAAAACAAAAACTAGCATTGTTTTACTTGCCTCATTGATTTCCTTTGGAGGACTCTTTGGGGAGAACCTTCCCCTTACCCAAGAGGAGCAAGCCGCACTGACTCCCCAGGAGGTCCTTCAACGGCTGATGGATGGGAATGCCCGTTTCCAAGCCGGAGAAACCTCTGACCCCAATGTGGAGAAGCGGGTGCAAGCTTCCGCAGGAGGACAATATCCCGAGGCGGTGATTCTCTCTTGTCTCGATTCCCGTGTTCCTCCCGAGTTGGTCTTTGATAGCGGAATCGGCGATATTTTTGTCGGCCGGATTGCCGGTAACATTGAAAACGATGATCTTCTCGGTTCGATGGAATTTGCCACCGCTCTTTCTGGAGCCCGCTTGGTGATGGTATTGGGACATACGAGCTGCGGGGCTGTCCGCGGCGCCTGTGACGGAGCTGAGTTTGGCCACCTTACCGGCTTGTTGGAGAAGATCGAGCCAGCCATTGAGCAGGTCGAGGATTTTGACGAAGATGAACGTTCGGGGACGAATTCTGAATTTGTCGACGCCGTCGCTGCGGAAAATGTTCTTTTGACGATGGCCAATATTCGCGAGAAAAGTGAAATTCTCGCCGAATTGGAAGAATCCGGCGACATCATGATCGTGGGAGGTATCTACGACTTGGGCACCGGATCGGTGACTCTTCTCGAAGAGTAG
- the lipB gene encoding lipoyl(octanoyl) transferase LipB — translation MPETEKVRFENWGRTRYGEALERQLKTLQERREGQRPDTLVFTEHEPVFTVGKRRGAAQHMIAGRSFLEANGIEVVETNRGGDITYHGPGQITGYLFIDLSVSRDLHLLLRQVEDLIIAVVSSYGLSCGRRDGLTGVWVEKRKVAAIGMAARHWISFHGFALNVNTDLAHFGGIVPCGITDGTVTSLEQELGQKIPLEEVQERIQDEFLKSFGNE, via the coding sequence ATGCCTGAGACCGAGAAAGTCCGATTTGAAAACTGGGGCCGCACCCGCTACGGAGAGGCCTTGGAACGCCAACTGAAAACCCTCCAAGAACGTCGGGAGGGTCAACGTCCGGACACCCTCGTCTTCACCGAACATGAACCCGTCTTCACTGTCGGGAAACGGCGGGGCGCCGCGCAACACATGATCGCCGGCCGCAGCTTCCTGGAAGCAAATGGTATTGAAGTGGTCGAGACCAATCGGGGCGGCGACATCACCTACCATGGCCCCGGGCAAATCACTGGCTACCTTTTCATCGACCTTTCCGTCAGCCGAGACCTCCACCTCCTCCTCCGCCAAGTCGAGGACCTCATCATCGCCGTCGTCTCCTCCTACGGATTGAGCTGCGGACGGCGCGACGGTCTCACGGGAGTGTGGGTCGAGAAACGCAAAGTCGCCGCCATCGGCATGGCCGCCCGCCACTGGATTTCTTTCCACGGCTTCGCCCTCAATGTGAATACCGACCTCGCTCACTTCGGCGGCATCGTCCCCTGCGGCATCACCGACGGCACCGTAACCTCCCTCGAACAGGAACTCGGCCAGAAGATCCCTCTGGAGGAAGTTCAGGAACGCATTCAAGACGAGTTCCTGAAATCATTTGGCAATGAGTAA
- a CDS encoding glycoside hydrolase family protein, giving the protein MKSQFSNFFREGPKPFSPEECFREDGWHVWCGSLLKDPDVEQYHLFYSRWPVSEGYDAWVTHSEIAHAIGYSPKGPFTFVERLWPRDRNSQLWDAHCFHNVTVKSFEGRYYLYYMGNAGNGEWWTHRNNQRIGVAIADHPNGPWIRQKTPALDVSPGAWDSLMVSNPTITDTSDGRFMMIYKGVGEGKPPFGGRVLHGLAWANTPEGPFTKYPTPIFDFDETDFAFEDPYLWREDNEYFCLVKDMQGTLSPSRETSVVLLQSENGTDWSPSDPPLVLSRTLQSTDGRSIAFERVERPNLFIQPDEPPVLTVAVQPKDPGEASFNIRLHYDHGV; this is encoded by the coding sequence ATGAAGTCACAGTTCAGCAACTTCTTTCGAGAAGGGCCCAAGCCTTTTAGTCCAGAAGAGTGCTTTCGCGAAGATGGTTGGCATGTGTGGTGCGGCTCGCTGCTCAAAGACCCCGACGTCGAGCAATACCACCTCTTTTACAGTCGCTGGCCTGTCTCGGAAGGCTATGATGCTTGGGTCACCCACTCCGAAATCGCACATGCCATCGGCTATTCCCCCAAAGGCCCTTTCACCTTTGTCGAACGATTGTGGCCACGAGACAGGAACAGTCAGCTCTGGGATGCCCATTGCTTCCACAACGTAACCGTCAAATCATTCGAGGGACGATACTACTTATACTATATGGGCAATGCGGGAAACGGAGAATGGTGGACCCACCGCAATAATCAGCGCATAGGAGTCGCCATCGCCGACCACCCCAATGGCCCCTGGATACGCCAAAAAACCCCGGCTCTCGATGTTAGCCCGGGCGCTTGGGATTCACTCATGGTTTCGAATCCGACGATAACGGATACCTCTGATGGGCGCTTCATGATGATCTACAAGGGCGTCGGTGAAGGAAAACCGCCCTTCGGTGGACGCGTTCTCCACGGCCTGGCCTGGGCAAATACTCCCGAGGGCCCATTCACAAAGTACCCCACGCCGATTTTCGATTTTGATGAAACTGACTTTGCCTTTGAAGATCCCTACCTATGGCGGGAAGACAATGAGTACTTCTGCCTGGTCAAAGACATGCAAGGCACTCTGTCCCCCTCCCGTGAGACCAGCGTCGTGCTGCTACAGTCTGAAAATGGCACTGACTGGAGCCCCAGCGATCCGCCTTTGGTCCTTAGCCGGACACTGCAATCCACCGATGGACGCAGCATAGCCTTTGAGCGCGTCGAACGCCCAAATCTTTTCATACAACCCGACGAGCCCCCCGTTCTAACTGTCGCCGTCCAACCCAAAGATCCGGGTGAAGCATCCTTCAACATCCGCCTGCACTACGACCACGGCGTGTAA
- a CDS encoding type II secretion system protein gives MLPRVIRIQSENSEFQSLAKRERKALLPEFSRKTGFSLIELLVVIAVIGVLASIVYVVIQSSVNKAKTTRSLANLREINSVALLYTYDHSGNYPQTYDRYDPSTKTGTNLGWGEKIWPYVVGSDDIPWPGFGPLQEGTIFCSPFLDMDNPMDRSYAMNKMVETSVAENYGPNYRKYKQLENPSKTIIFSDADKRSSLTYDQVSFDSNGKFNVVFLDGHTESLLPEDIPEDETDILFSGFGDS, from the coding sequence ATGTTACCCCGAGTAATAAGAATCCAAAGCGAGAACTCCGAATTTCAGTCTCTCGCAAAAAGAGAACGGAAGGCTCTTCTTCCTGAGTTCAGTCGAAAGACAGGATTTTCCCTCATTGAACTTCTAGTCGTGATCGCCGTTATCGGCGTCCTCGCATCGATTGTTTATGTCGTCATCCAGAGTAGCGTGAATAAGGCCAAGACGACAAGATCGCTGGCGAACCTTCGTGAAATCAATAGCGTCGCTCTTCTCTACACCTACGATCACTCGGGCAATTATCCTCAGACCTATGATCGCTACGACCCGTCTACCAAGACGGGAACAAACCTAGGCTGGGGTGAAAAAATCTGGCCCTACGTTGTGGGAAGTGACGATATTCCCTGGCCCGGCTTTGGGCCACTTCAGGAGGGCACAATCTTCTGCTCACCCTTTCTCGACATGGATAATCCTATGGACCGTTCCTATGCGATGAACAAGATGGTTGAGACCTCGGTGGCTGAAAACTACGGACCAAATTATCGCAAATACAAGCAATTGGAGAACCCCAGCAAAACCATCATCTTTTCGGACGCGGATAAAAGAAGCTCACTGACCTATGATCAGGTAAGTTTCGATAGTAACGGTAAGTTTAATGTGGTTTTTCTGGACGGGCATACTGAATCGCTTTTACCAGAAGATATTCCGGAGGACGAAACCGATATTCTTTTCAGCGGATTCGGCGACTCCTGA
- a CDS encoding LacI family DNA-binding transcriptional regulator yields the protein MSAPKLKDISSKTGFSLSTVSMVLNNRQDISIPETTRDKVKQAASKLGYKPKTRTRLSKTIIVATFQDLRSCFENPYFSEIYRGIEETMEARGFHAIIKRLHNKDCLQDSDIFTRGKADGVLVLGPPPSQFLSELKKLKMPVVIVNGTVDSSWDSVIPNYEAAFGLTLDILKKLNHSKILCVKSSYSDEQSPFVSSHLNRAILYSGLSEKNIIMVKSEGDSSEEGYAAVKKYLSENPGEKFTAAFSGFSKPFGVMRALTEAGYSVPEDISLIAIGIDPCLPESEAKISTILYPLHQVGQEGVLRLIQKAEGHSTSPGMLVLPVQYEDRGTVSEAKS from the coding sequence ATGAGCGCACCAAAACTCAAAGATATCTCCAGCAAAACCGGGTTCTCCCTCTCCACAGTATCAATGGTCCTGAATAACCGACAGGATATCTCAATTCCGGAGACTACACGCGACAAGGTGAAACAAGCTGCCAGCAAACTCGGCTACAAGCCCAAGACGCGCACACGCCTAAGTAAAACAATTATCGTCGCTACCTTTCAGGACCTCAGGAGCTGTTTTGAGAACCCTTATTTCTCTGAGATTTACCGCGGTATCGAGGAAACTATGGAGGCACGCGGTTTCCACGCCATCATCAAACGCCTCCACAACAAAGACTGCCTACAGGACAGCGACATATTTACCCGCGGAAAGGCAGACGGCGTTCTCGTCCTGGGCCCACCACCAAGCCAATTCCTGAGCGAACTCAAGAAGCTCAAGATGCCGGTCGTCATCGTCAACGGCACAGTCGATTCAAGCTGGGACTCGGTCATCCCCAATTACGAAGCGGCCTTCGGACTGACTCTCGATATACTGAAGAAACTGAATCACAGCAAAATACTCTGCGTCAAATCCTCCTACTCAGACGAACAGTCGCCCTTCGTCTCCTCGCACCTCAACCGAGCCATTCTTTATTCCGGCCTGAGCGAGAAAAACATAATCATGGTCAAAAGCGAAGGTGACTCCTCCGAAGAAGGCTATGCAGCGGTCAAGAAATACCTTTCCGAGAACCCAGGTGAGAAATTCACCGCAGCCTTCTCCGGTTTCTCGAAACCATTCGGAGTCATGCGCGCCCTGACCGAAGCAGGCTATTCCGTCCCCGAAGACATCAGCCTAATCGCCATCGGCATAGACCCATGCCTTCCCGAATCGGAGGCTAAAATTTCAACTATCCTGTACCCGTTGCATCAGGTGGGACAAGAGGGAGTCCTGCGCCTAATCCAGAAAGCCGAAGGACACTCGACCAGCCCCGGCATGCTCGTGCTTCCCGTACAATACGAAGACCGAGGCACAGTCTCGGAAGCAAAGAGTTGA
- a CDS encoding sodium:solute symporter family protein has protein sequence MNFSLIDWSIIIAFGVFLFAVAVYAKSLTLSVSDFLAANRCAGRYLLTLADGMAALGAIAVVANFEKFYKAGFGGAWWGMMMAPIAMIIALSGWVVYRYRKSQAMTMAQLFEMRYSRNFRVYAGILAWVSGILNYGVFPGITALFLIHFCGLPDSFEFLGFIWQTKPVIMGITLSIAVCFTLFGGLIAVMVTDFFQSILLNISFLVIFFILITFVSWDSIGTVLQAAPTGKSMLNPFDQHELTDFTVWFFLIFAFKLVYNCLGWQGNQGYNAAAKSPHEAKMARVLAEWRNGITYMLMLFAPICAYVLLNGGGTPELVDSVNSAIGAIQDPQAQEQMRVPILLSAILPVGVLGMFGAAIIAAAISTDDTQIHSWGSIFIQDVILPFRKKQLSTKAHMRLLRLSVCGVATFAFFWSLYFPLKDYLLMYFLLTGTIYLGGSGAVIIGGLYWKRGTTQGAWAAMTAGWLVAAAGITLQQIWGDVPALTNIRPEFPLNGAWLAMISYLSSIAAYITVSLLTCKEPFPINKMLHGDNSKDDDGKNREIVRDTRNWLHRIFNFNQEYTRGDRVIYYLNVGWTMGWFITFIIGTTWGLIVGIADRSWLSFWKVNIYLYATVASITVVWFIIGGIRDILIMVRKLKSTARNPEDDGTVHKQLGPSD, from the coding sequence ATGAATTTCAGCCTAATCGACTGGTCCATCATCATTGCATTCGGCGTATTTCTTTTCGCGGTCGCCGTTTACGCAAAATCGCTCACTCTCAGCGTCTCGGACTTTCTGGCCGCCAACCGCTGCGCCGGACGCTACCTGCTCACACTGGCTGACGGCATGGCCGCCCTAGGAGCCATTGCTGTAGTGGCCAACTTTGAAAAGTTCTACAAGGCCGGCTTCGGCGGAGCCTGGTGGGGAATGATGATGGCCCCTATCGCAATGATCATCGCCCTTTCCGGCTGGGTCGTCTACCGCTACCGAAAAAGCCAGGCTATGACTATGGCGCAGCTTTTCGAGATGCGTTACAGCCGAAATTTTCGTGTTTACGCAGGCATTCTGGCTTGGGTCTCGGGTATCCTGAACTACGGAGTATTCCCCGGCATCACCGCTTTATTTTTAATCCACTTCTGCGGCCTCCCAGACAGCTTTGAGTTTCTCGGTTTCATCTGGCAGACCAAGCCCGTCATCATGGGTATCACCCTAAGCATCGCGGTCTGCTTTACCCTGTTCGGCGGACTGATTGCGGTAATGGTGACGGATTTCTTCCAGTCCATACTTCTGAACATCAGTTTCCTCGTCATCTTCTTCATACTGATCACCTTTGTCTCGTGGGACAGTATCGGAACAGTACTGCAAGCCGCCCCAACGGGAAAATCGATGCTTAACCCCTTCGACCAGCACGAGCTGACCGATTTCACGGTCTGGTTTTTCCTCATCTTCGCTTTCAAACTCGTCTACAACTGCCTCGGCTGGCAAGGCAACCAAGGCTACAATGCTGCAGCCAAGAGTCCGCACGAGGCCAAAATGGCCCGTGTCCTCGCTGAGTGGCGCAACGGGATCACCTATATGCTGATGCTGTTCGCGCCGATCTGCGCCTACGTCCTGCTGAATGGAGGCGGAACGCCCGAGTTGGTTGACAGTGTCAACAGCGCAATCGGAGCCATCCAAGACCCCCAAGCTCAGGAGCAAATGCGAGTTCCCATCTTACTCTCGGCAATTTTGCCTGTCGGAGTGCTCGGCATGTTTGGGGCCGCGATCATAGCAGCAGCCATCTCCACCGACGACACGCAGATTCACTCTTGGGGCAGTATCTTCATCCAGGACGTGATCCTCCCCTTCCGCAAAAAACAGCTTTCCACCAAAGCCCACATGCGACTGCTCAGGCTTTCCGTCTGCGGAGTCGCCACATTCGCATTTTTCTGGAGCCTGTACTTTCCGCTCAAAGACTACTTACTGATGTACTTTCTACTGACTGGCACGATCTATCTGGGCGGATCGGGCGCGGTCATCATCGGCGGACTGTACTGGAAACGAGGAACGACACAGGGCGCTTGGGCCGCGATGACAGCTGGCTGGTTGGTAGCTGCCGCAGGCATTACCTTGCAGCAGATCTGGGGAGACGTCCCCGCCCTCACCAATATCAGGCCGGAGTTCCCCCTCAACGGAGCCTGGCTGGCTATGATCTCCTACCTTTCCTCCATCGCCGCGTACATCACCGTCTCCTTGCTCACCTGCAAAGAGCCCTTCCCTATCAATAAAATGCTTCACGGCGACAACAGCAAAGACGACGACGGCAAGAACAGGGAAATCGTCCGGGACACACGCAACTGGCTCCATCGCATCTTCAATTTCAATCAAGAGTACACACGGGGAGACCGGGTAATCTACTACCTGAACGTCGGATGGACGATGGGTTGGTTTATCACCTTTATCATCGGCACGACATGGGGATTGATCGTTGGCATCGCCGATCGTAGCTGGCTGAGCTTCTGGAAGGTCAACATTTACCTTTACGCCACAGTCGCCAGTATCACTGTCGTATGGTTTATAATTGGAGGTATTCGCGACATCCTCATCATGGTTCGCAAGCTAAAGTCCACTGCCCGCAATCCAGAAGACGACGGCACGGTCCACAAGCAACTAGGACCTTCGGATTAG
- a CDS encoding SGNH/GDSL hydrolase family protein: MNQSSALFSGRRILLTACVVFSAGFFSAVQAESVDPDDEAIRYVGRFTEDYRFAWTGAEIETLFQGSTIAADLQVVAAPPAGLTVVVDGEPHFLKIGPGRGTYTLAEGLDPNEVHRISVVKRSEGARGTVKFYGFELPDGGELMRPDAPDRRILVIGDSITCGYGNEASDPKEGNTVENENGYMSYALIAARELDADAMLICWSGRGMYRNRGKNNDQKGTLPMLFDQTLPFDGEIEWDHSRFVPDVIVINLGTNDSAELNGAKPPLPKEGFVETYTEFLKRLREMAPDSVLILSIGPMQSGPVAGWLPEIAEEFDNASVLIYSKFQGKEDIGGHWHPSVLKDQKMAQQLVEVIEASTGWTTGSN; encoded by the coding sequence ATGAATCAGTCATCTGCACTCTTCTCCGGCCGTCGGATTCTTTTGACGGCTTGTGTCGTTTTCTCCGCAGGATTTTTCTCCGCGGTTCAGGCGGAGTCGGTTGATCCGGATGATGAAGCAATCCGCTACGTTGGACGATTTACGGAGGACTACCGTTTTGCTTGGACCGGTGCGGAGATTGAGACGCTCTTTCAAGGTTCGACGATCGCTGCGGATCTTCAAGTCGTGGCCGCGCCTCCAGCGGGTTTAACGGTGGTTGTCGACGGAGAGCCTCATTTCTTGAAAATAGGTCCGGGGCGTGGAACCTATACATTGGCCGAGGGACTGGACCCGAACGAGGTTCATCGGATCTCAGTGGTCAAACGAAGTGAAGGAGCTCGGGGCACGGTGAAGTTTTACGGTTTCGAGCTTCCGGATGGAGGCGAGCTAATGAGACCGGATGCGCCGGATCGGCGAATACTGGTCATCGGAGATTCGATCACCTGTGGCTATGGAAACGAGGCCTCCGATCCCAAAGAGGGAAATACCGTAGAAAACGAGAACGGTTACATGTCCTATGCTTTGATCGCAGCTCGGGAGTTGGATGCGGATGCGATGCTCATTTGTTGGTCGGGTCGGGGAATGTATCGCAACCGCGGTAAAAATAACGATCAAAAGGGAACTTTGCCGATGCTTTTTGACCAAACGTTGCCGTTTGACGGAGAGATCGAGTGGGACCATTCCCGATTCGTGCCGGACGTAATTGTCATCAACTTGGGAACGAACGATTCGGCCGAACTTAACGGGGCGAAACCTCCGCTTCCCAAGGAGGGATTCGTGGAGACCTATACAGAGTTTCTGAAGAGGCTTCGTGAAATGGCACCGGATTCTGTTTTGATTTTATCGATCGGGCCGATGCAATCGGGGCCGGTCGCTGGATGGCTGCCGGAGATTGCGGAGGAGTTCGATAATGCTTCCGTTCTGATCTATTCAAAATTCCAAGGGAAAGAGGATATCGGAGGTCATTGGCACCCCAGCGTGCTCAAGGATCAGAAAATGGCCCAACAGTTGGTCGAAGTGATTGAGGCATCGACGGGTTGGACGACCGGATCAAACTAA
- a CDS encoding DUF456 domain-containing protein encodes MSPDLWLPLATTLLFFAAGVILTILPVFPGPVLVFAGVAIFHFWLPEDSPGTTFLLISLGLTLLTLILDFILSIVGARRYGATWKGSIGALIGGIVGIFLPPPLFWIFFGPVVGAIIGEILGGRGFKDAGRAGWGTFLGAMVALATKLAVCFFIIVGFAFLLIRHLSHA; translated from the coding sequence ATGAGCCCGGATCTCTGGCTCCCGCTCGCGACGACCCTTCTCTTCTTTGCGGCGGGGGTTATCCTCACCATCCTCCCGGTTTTTCCGGGGCCGGTCCTCGTCTTCGCCGGAGTGGCGATCTTTCATTTCTGGCTTCCCGAAGACTCACCTGGCACGACCTTTCTCCTCATCTCGCTGGGGCTGACTCTCCTCACCCTCATCCTTGATTTTATCCTCTCAATCGTCGGCGCCCGCCGCTACGGGGCCACATGGAAAGGATCGATTGGTGCCTTGATCGGAGGAATCGTTGGGATCTTCCTCCCCCCACCCCTTTTCTGGATCTTTTTCGGTCCGGTCGTAGGGGCAATTATCGGAGAGATCCTCGGGGGACGCGGATTTAAGGACGCGGGGCGAGCCGGTTGGGGCACCTTTCTCGGGGCCATGGTGGCCCTCGCCACCAAACTCGCCGTTTGCTTTTTCATCATCGTCGGTTTTGCCTTCCTCCTCATCCGACACCTGAGCCATGCCTGA